CGATAAGTATTATCTCCTTGGTTAAAATAAATAACCTGTTTTGTCTGAGTTAAGTTAACTAAAGTTTCTTTTGTTTGTTTTTCAGATAAACCTGTTAATTCACTGAGAATAACATCATGTTTTTCTGATTCTGGTTTATACAGTTTATTTTGACTGACATAAAATAGAAAAATAGCTTTTAAAACAGAAATTTCATTTTCATTTTCTGTAGCAGATGCAGCTATGGTATCAGAAGCTTTTTGATATTCTGAATAATGACGATAAAATTCTGGTTGAGAAAACTCACTTTTAAAAGCATCAACTAAAGAAACAGCAGGAATATAATTTAATTTACCATCTTTTTCAACAGGTTGAGAATTAATAAACTGTTTAACGTCTTCCTTAATATATTGAATTGCTGTTCTTCCTTGAGTAAAATCTAGATTACAAAGCAAATAACTATTGAGAGGATGAAGGGGAAAACAACCCATAGTCAGAGTATTATTAAATTCTTCTAAACTCCAACCTCTTTCACGATAAGTCTTAATTCTGTGTTCATGAGATTGTCTACTATCAGCTAAAAGAGAGTTATTCCATGTTTGCAAAAATTGATTCCATAAATTATTATTATCTTGTCGTACTAATAAATGTTTAATTACTAACTCTAAACTAGAAACAGGTTCATAAGTGCTTTCAGTCACTTCTAAGCGAGAAGCAAGTTTTTTATATTCATCTGCTGATTGACTTGTAACTTGATTTGGAACTGATTTTAGTGGTCTAATTTGCGTAAAACAAACTAAAGCAATTTTACTTTTATGATTTTCACAAGCCTTAGTAATACTTTGTAAAGTAAGTCCTCCTGAATTAAATGAATCCTTAGCCCATGCTTGTAAATACGCATTTAGTTCATCAAATAAAATTAAAATTCCTGCATATTTTGCATTTTCTCCAGAACATAATTGATTTATTAATTCTGATAAAATCTCTTCAATTCTTAAATCTGTTTCAAAATCAATAGCAAAACCTTTATTTAATTGTTTACTAATTTCTTTAACGGTAGGAATTACCCGATAATTATCTTTTTCTAATAACTCAATAATACTGTAAAAATCTCCAAATTGATTTCCAGTTGTTTCTAGAAAATGATTAGTTTTGTTAATTTCTTCTTCTGTTAAATCCCATAAATATTCAAGGGGTTTTTGACAAAGTTGCTGTGCTAATGAATCAGTAATACCTTCGATCTCTAAAGTTTGACGCAGAGATTTTAAAAATGTCTGTCTCAAGTCTATTCCGTTATCTCCACTAATACAAATTACTAAATGTTTAGGATTACGTCTTTTATAGGCTGTTAAATCTTCTACTATTCCTTGATTATTTCCCGCTGTATTTTTAATTTGATCTAATATTCCTGTAATTTCAGGACTATCTAATAATTGTTTAAAATAGTTAGCAGCAACTAAAGCAAAATGAGATTTACCCTTACCATAATCTTGGACAAATAAATGAATATTCGGTTGATTTTGGCTATGATAGCTTTTTTGAATAGCATCAAGTACACCTAATGTAGAAGATTTAGAATTATTATGATTATAATTAAATACAAATCCTTGACACAAACGTAAATTTCTATCATGATCAGCCATCATACCAAAATTCACAGCATTAGCTACCATTCCTAATTCATTAATTTTAACTATTTGATGAAGTTGCATAGTTTTACACCCCTGGTTTAGTTATATATTTTGAAGTTTGTCTGCGTTAAAGACCAACTATGAGATTAAATGAATACGTTTTTTATCCCAATCTTGTGGCTTTAATTGAGTAGGAAGAATAATCCATAAACTGCTTTCTAGATGTCTCATATCTCCCAATTTTTTCCAAAATAAACTAATAGGAGCTTGCGGTTGACTGTAAAGATAAGTTATTAAAATATCTAAGTCTTTTAACAGTACAATTGGTTTGGTAGCATCAGCGGAAATTTGTTTAATAGCATCTAATTCTTCACCTAATTTTTTATCAAGAATTAAAAAGGGACTTTTGCTATTAACACGACTTAGTAAGTTGTCACGATAACTGACAAGTTGAGCATTATTGTTAAATAAAATTTGTTGAATTTCTAAATTATGAGGATTATCCCACAATAGTAAATGAGGAGAATCAGTTGGTTTAGCATCTTGAAGAGAAAGATTATTTATTGTTAACATAAGCTTTCTCCAATAAAGTTAAAGGATTGTCCCAACGACGGATAATTTGATAAGGTGAAACTGTGCGTCTTTGTTCAATAATTCCTAAAGATTCCATCCTATTCAGATGTTGTTGTAAAGTTTCAGATTGAATACCTAAAACGGGGATAATTCCCATTTTTTGAGAAAAAATATCCTCAGTTAATACAGAAGTTTCCTGATGAAAATCTCGTTCCCACAGTTTAGCTAGAAAATAACCTATCAAATAAGAATTAGGAAGTTTAGAATTCCCTGTTTGATATGTATCTGGTTTGATTTCTTTGATAAATTGACAATTAGCTAATGCTTGTTCTTGAGTATATGCTTTTAAAATATACTTAATTCTTTTAGGAATTTCTTTATCTAGTTCTTCAAATATAGGAATACTATTTTGAAATAAATCATTTTTAGTGAAAGTTGAATTTTCAGGAAGAAAAGTATAAATAAAATAAGTCCACCCTCCCCATTCAGCAGGATTGTCTGGGATTTGCTTTAAACCTTGAGTACCAAAACTTAAATAAAAGTGCATTAACCAATCAGTAGTAATTGATTTTAAATAAGGATCATGTTTTAAAACTATTTTTCCTTCTGGACTCAAATAATTATCTTTAACTAAACCTGCTCTAATTGACCAACTTTTGATTTTACCAACTTTTGCATTACCTAACCCTGTTTTGGTCATGAGATTTGCTAAAGAATCTTTTAAACCTCCTTTCTCCGCAGCAGTGTCAAGTATTCTCTTAATTTCTTCTTTTTTGAGAGGAAAATTACCGTTGAAATGTAATTGCATCTTAGCCATAGTCTATCAAGTATTGAATAATATGAAATTTTCAGTGATTTTACTGAATA
The DNA window shown above is from Anabaena sp. WA102 and carries:
- a CDS encoding DUF4007 family protein, which produces MAKMQLHFNGNFPLKKEEIKRILDTAAEKGGLKDSLANLMTKTGLGNAKVGKIKSWSIRAGLVKDNYLSPEGKIVLKHDPYLKSITTDWLMHFYLSFGTQGLKQIPDNPAEWGGWTYFIYTFLPENSTFTKNDLFQNSIPIFEELDKEIPKRIKYILKAYTQEQALANCQFIKEIKPDTYQTGNSKLPNSYLIGYFLAKLWERDFHQETSVLTEDIFSQKMGIIPVLGIQSETLQQHLNRMESLGIIEQRRTVSPYQIIRRWDNPLTLLEKAYVNNK